Below is a genomic region from Ancylomarina subtilis.
AAAAATTATTAATCGAAGTCAGAGATAATGGGATTGGGATAGAGAAAGACAATCTTCCCCGAATATTTGAACGTTTTTATCGGGTTGATAAGAGCAGATCGAGAAATATGGGTGGATCCGGCTTGGGCTTGGCTATCGTCAAACATATTATCGATGCACATGAGCAAAGTATAAATGTGAGTAGTACCTATGGTGAAGGAACAAGTTTCACATTTACGCTTGATAAGGCAATAAATACTAAAGCTTAGAAAATTATTGATATGGAAAATAGCGAATATAAAATTTTACTGGTCGATGACGAACCCGATATTTTAGAATTCTTAAGTTATAATTTAAAAAAGGAAAAATTTCAGGTCGAAACGGCTAATAATGGGATTGAAGGAATCGAAGTGGCTAAAAAATTTCAACCCCACTTGATTATATTAGATGTGATGATGCCAGAAATGGATGGTATTGAAACGTGTGATAAGTTGAGAGAAATGCCCGAATTTTCAGATGTACTGATTACTTTTTTAACAGCCCGAAGCGAGGATTATTCTCAAATTGCTGGTTTTGATGCCGGCGCTGATGACTACATAAGCAAGCCGATAAAACCGAAAGTTTTGATCTCACGTGTTAAGGCTATGTTGAAACGTGCCAATCGATCAACCAATAAAGCTGAGGAGAATGAAAGCACATTGATTCAAATTGGACCCATTACTATTGATAAGGAACGTTATTTGGTAATAAAGGGTGATGAAGAATTGTCTTTACCAAGAAAAGAGTTTGAACTCTTATTATTACTATCCTCACGCCCTCAAAGAGTTTTTACTCGAGACGAAATTTACAATGGCGTGTGGGGTGAAAATATTGTTGTTGGAGATAGAACCATTGATGTTCATATTAGAAAATTGCGAGAGAAATTGGGTGATAATTTGATCAAGACCGTAAAAGGTGTTGGTTATAAATTTATCGATTAGAGATCGTATTTTTAGATATATTTTCGAAGCTTAATTTATATGGAGACTGAAATATAAATTAAGCTTTTTATGTATTAATTCGGATTAAGCTTGTGCCAAACAGGCAATGCTCACTTTAATACCATCAACTTCCAACAATTTTTGAGCACAGGATTCAAGAGTTGCTCCTGTTGTCACGACATCATCAACTAATAAAACATGTTTGTTGTTTAAAACGTCCTTTGTTTTTACGGCAAATACATTTTTAACGTTGAGCCAGCGTTCAATTTTATTTTTTTTGGTTTGAGATTCTGAATGTACATTTCTGATTAGAACATCGACAATTAATTTCGATTTCATGGCTTCAGCAATACCTTTCGCAATCATTTCTGACTGGTTATAAGTTCTCGCCTTTTTCTTTTTGGGATGAAGTGGGACGGGAATAACGGCGTCGATACATCTGTAATCCGAAGAATTCATCAAAGTATTGCCCAAATGTTTCCCTAATTCAATACCAATTTCTGCTTGTCGATTGTATTTAAGTTTGTGTATGAGTTTTTGATAACGACTCCCCTTATTAAAAGTAAAATATGCTGTTGCATTTTCTATTTTAACTCTTCCTAAAAAAATGTCAGAAATGGGGTTTTCTTTTTGAAAGTGAAAATTGGTTTTGGGTAGTTGAAAAAGACAGGAGGTACAAATAACCTTTTCGTTTTTGAATAAATAATTGCCACAAGCTGCACAGGTTAATGGGAAAAAAAGATTTAGAAAATCCCACCAAAGACTTCTTAGAAAGAAACTCAATGAGTTCCATTTTTTATAGCGTGTTTTAGGAGGCATATGAAATAAGTTGCTAATAAAAAGTATTTAATAGACTTATAATCAGATGTAATTTAATAATAATAGACTAGATAAAAAAAATAACTTTTTTGTATCTGGCTGATATTTATGTTTTTGCTCAAATAAATCTTATCATATTGGTGGTGTTCAATCTTATAAAAGGGAAAGAATATCATTTTCATCAGAATTGCCTATTCCAACTAATCTTGATAGCTTTGTTTGGTTTTAAATTTTAATCAGAATAGAATCTGTGATTAAGGCAAAAAAAAATAGAGAAGTAGAATACAGAACGAATATGAGTGCTTGGGAAGAGTTGAAGGACTACTTAAAACGCAACCGATTTGGTTTAATGGGAACCTTGGCTTTTCACATGGTTTTACTTATTCTTTTATTGTTGTTTAAACTCAATTCACCTTTACATTTTGTTGAGACTGAAATTTTGTTGGCTATTCCGGATGATATTATTGAACAAATCGAACAGGAAAATAATAGGGAAGAGGAAGAAAAAATCGAGAAACAAAAAGAAAAAGTTTCGACCAGTGTTGATGAGTTGCTAAAATCTATTGCCGTTAATCAGGATTTAAAAACGGAAAACAGAAATGCACCAACGGCCAATGATCTTGATAAAATGATTGACGATATCAAACAAGAATTAGAAAGTTATGAGTCCAATGATTATGGTGCAGCAAAAAAAGATTTGGAAGCGTTTAAGCGCGATAGTGCAAATTTGGCTAACGAACGTAAGAAGCAACTTGAAACCGATTCCATTAAAAATATAGAATACTCAGGTCCAAGCAGTGTTTTTTATAGTTTGAAAGGGCGACATAAATTAAAATTGCCCATACCAGTTTATAAATGTGAAGAATCGGGTCGGGTTCGTGTTGAAATAACAGTCAATCGCGAAGGCAAGGTTATAAAAGCTAAGGTGCTTGAAAAGGAATCAGACACCAGAGACGAAAATTTATATGAAGCTGCCTTAAATGCGGCTTATCGATCTCGCTTTAATCTTGATAATTCAAGCCCTGTTAGACAAGTGGGAAGTATTACTTTTAATTTTGTTCGTCAATAATTTTAAATTTAGACAATCTTTTTCACTATACAACTCTTATTGAATCTCATTGATTATCTGTATGTAAGATTGAGTTTTGAAATGTATTGTATTAAACGGATAATTTTTCGTCAAAATAAACTCCGAACAATTAAAGCTGGATTTTATTAGAAATGATTAAATTCGAAGTTCTAATTAAATCTCAAACACTTAAAAAAAATGGCTTTATTCCTTGCATCAAAACTTCGAAAAGCAGCTAATACTTCATTACTCGAAGAGAGAAAGAATCAGCTTTTGAACGATCATCAAGAATTTATTGCCTTTGAACAATCAGAGGATTTACAGAATTTTATTGAACTTGAAAAAGTGATTAATTCTGATGATTTTAAGCAAACCAGAAAACAAATTGAAGCTAAAACTTACAAGGGAAGTGAACTTGAAAGGAAAGAAAAAAAGCTAAAGAAAATTCTAAATTCTAAACCTTATAAGACTTACTTAACGGTTGTAGAAGGATCTGAAATTTCGAAGTTTGAAAAGATGAAAGAATCTGACGAGCTTGTGAAATATATGGAATTGCAAGCAGATGTCAATTCCGGAAAACTGACTAAAAAGAGTGATAATGAAAATTGGCTACTTTATAAGAAGCTGAAAAGCTCATCTGAAATTCGTGCTTATTTTAAATTTAAGCATTCAAAAAAACACAAAATCTATTTGGAGGTTTCCAATTCGAATTTACTTCAGGAGATTGAAACGTTAAAGACGGAAGTGTCTTCGGAGGAATTCATCTCTGAAAAAAATTATTTATTGGATAAAAAGCGATTCGAAAAGTCTGAAGCTTTTAATCAACTGATCACCTACAAGGAATTGAGTGAAGCTGAATCGTTCAAAAAATATTTCAAACTAGTCAAGAAAAATGATTTTGATCAGATTAAGGAATGGAAGTTAACTTTTTCTGAAGATTTTGAGGGGACTGAGTTGGATAAGGAAAAATGGATAACCCGTTATTATTGGGGCGACGTTTTGATGAATGATAACTATGCCTTACCGAATGATTCTCATATTTTTTCGGATAAGAATATTAAAATATCAAATTCCGTAGCTCGACTTGAAACCCGAAAAGAAAAAGCCCAAGGTAAAGTTTGGGATAAACAATTTGGTTTTATTCCGACCGAATTTGATTATACATCTGCTTTAATCAGTACAGGGAAGTCTTTCCGACAAAAGTATGGTCTTTTTGAAGCTAAAATTAAAGTGAGTGATATTAAAAATGTGATGCATTCGTTTTGGATGCTTTCAGACAGAAATTTACCACATATTGATATTGCCAGAACGAGTAGCTGTGGTAAATTAATTCCATCTCATATTAATGGGAGTGAAGAAAAACCTGTTGTAAGTAAGTCAAAGGTGAATGGGCTGGATTGGACCCATGATTTTTTCATCTATTCTTTGGAGTGGGCTCCAAATAAATTGGTTTGGAGAATAAATGACGTGATTGTGAAAACAGAAACTGAAAATATTCCACAGGAACCCATGTATTTGATTTTAAGTTCAGGTGTTTCAAATCCAAAATCAGATGTGAATGCTGTTATGGAAATTGATTGGGTTAAGTGTTACGAAAAAGTTTAACAACTAATATATAGAATAAAAATGCCCCTGATTCAATTGAATCAGGGGCATTTTTGTATACTAAAATGGCTTATTATTTTTTCTTCTTTTCTGCAAATCGGTAAAGTCTGTGTTCAACTTGAGTTGAAATTCTAAACATGACCGGTGCAATAACCAATGTTAAGAAAGTTGCTACAGTCAGACCAAAAATAACAGTCCACGACATCGGACCCCAGAATGCAGTACTATCGCTACCGAATGACAACTGAGGATCGAATCTACTGAATAGAGTTAAGAAATTGAAGTTCATTCCAACAGCTAGAGGTAATAAACCCAGTACGGTTGTAATCGCCGTTAGCAATACAGGACGTAAACGTGTTTTCCCAGCTTTGGCAATACAGTCAATTTCTTGCTGAGCGCTTAGGTATTTTTTACCTTTTAAGTCGGTATTTGCTTTCTTCTCTTTTCTGAGCAAGTCAATATAATCAACCAATACAATACCATTGTTAACCACAATTCCCGCCAGTGAAATAATACCAATTCCTGTCATTAAAATAACGAATGGCATTTGGAAAGTACCTAATCCAAGGAAAACTCCAATAGTACTAAATAATACCGTTATCATGATAATAAGTGGCTTTACAGCGGAGTTAAACTGAGTTACTAGAATAAGCGTAATTAAAGCCAGAGCAATCATTAATGCTTCAGCTAAGAAATTCTGTGTTTCTTCTTGTTCTTCCTGTTCTCCGGTAAGCTTAAAGCTATATCCTTTGGGCATGTTATAGTCTGCCATTATCTCTCTAATACGAGCATTAATAACATTGGCATTAAACCCTTCAACTACATTTGAATAAATGGTTACAACCCTTTTATTATCGATTCGGTTGATTCGTTCGTATGTTGATCCATAGGTGTATGATGCAACAGATGAAATAGGAATTTGGATGAATTTATTATTCACCGGGCTCATCATCGAAATCTTCTGATTCATCAGAGCCGGTACATCGTATCGGTATTCATCGCTCAATCGTAACATGATATCAAATTCATCTTCTCCATCTTTGAATTTTGAAACTTCCAAACCATATAAAGAGTTACGAAGTGCGCTCGCAACCTGACTGGTTGATAAGCCAAATCGACGAACCTTATCCCTGTCGATATTGATCAACATTTCAGGTTTTCCCTGATCCAAATCTAATTTCAATTCTTCAACACCTGGAATCTTATCCGCATCAAGCATTTCTTTGATGTTATTTGAAATGGTTAATAACTCTTCAAAATTATCACCAGAAATTTCCAAGTTGATAGGATGACCAACCGGAGGTCCATTTTCATCTTTCTCAACAAATATTTTAGCACCAATAAATCCTTTCAGATTTTTTGAAATTAACTTCATAATTTCAGATGTACTGTGGCCTTTTCGATCTTTATATTCAACAAAAGAAATTGTTGTTAAAGATTTGTTCGCTGCACGAGCTGATTCAAACATACCGCCTTTTCCAGAACCAACATTGGTCGCTATAGAACGGATAATATCCTGATATGGTTCTAAGGTTTTATTAATAATGTTTTCGACCCTTACAGAAACTTCGTCTGTTTTATGAATATCGGTTCCCAAGGGTAGTTCCATAGTGACATAAACTGATTTTGGATCATTATCAGGGAAGAAAACAACAGTTGGATTGCTTCCAAAATAGAAAGATATTGCACCAATCATCAACATAAATGTAGCAAAGAAGAAAAGAAGTGGACGGTACCCTTTTAAGGCAAAACGTAAAGTTTTCTCATACAGATCTTCTAGCGTAACTAACATTTTCAATTGAAACCATCTTGCAAATGGTCTTAATGCAAGTAAGTTGATAAGCATGATTAAAGCGATGCAGGCTAAAATATTAGCCATAAAATAGCTTGCTGCAATATAAAAGGGGATAGAAATTGCGATAAAAATCGACGCAATTGTAATCACTCTTTTGTACTTCAATTTAGATTTGATATCATCTATTTTGACAAAAGTTGCCGTAAATACAGGATTAAGGATTAGAGCAACAAATAGCGATGAAGTCAAAACTATAATTAGTGTAATGGGCAGATATTTCATAAATTCTCCCATAATACCACCCCACATGAGTAAGGGGAAAAAGGCTGCTACTGTAGTTGCCGTTGATGAAATAATTGGTCCGGCAATTTCGCTTACACCTTTTTTTGTTGCTTCAAGAGGGGATAGGCCCTCTTCGTGGAGTCGATAAACATTCTCGACGACCACAATGGCATTATCCACCAACATACCCAGAGCCAAAATCAGAGAAAAAAGAATCATCTGATTAATGGTATAGCCCATTTGACTCAGTACGATGAACGAAATAAACATGGACATAGGAATTGCCAGTCCCGAGAATAAAGCATTTCTTAATCCCATAAATAAGTAGAGAATAAGAACGACTAATATCATACCCATGATAATTGAATTCTCAAGATCACTAATCATCCCCCTAACATCTTCTGAAGTATCATTTGTAACCGTAACTTTTAAGCCTTCCGGTAAAAAGCCACTTTCTTTTAGCTCATTGATGATTTTATAAATTTGATCGGTAGCTGCTAAAAGGTTTTCTCCTGATTTTTTACTCAATGAAAGAGAGACTACAGGATTATTTTCCAAACGGGAAATGGAGGAAAGTTCTTCATACCCATCAACAACCTCGGCTACATCTTTCAAATAAACAACTTTGTTGTTTGTTACTTTAACAATCGTATTTTTAATCTGCTCCATAGATGTATAGTCAGCAGATGTACGGATACTTCTTCGTGTATTATCCGTAATTAAGGTACCGGCACTCATGGTGATATTTTCGTCGCCAATAGCGGTTTCGATATCTTTAAATGAAATCCCATTGGCTTCCATCTTGTGCAGATCAGCATTAATTTTAATCTCACGCTCATCAATTCCCTTAATATCAGCTTCTGACACTTCAGGTAAAGACTCAAATTTATCCTGCAGTTCTTCAGCAAAATGTTTTAAGTCATCCAAGCCGTAATCGCCGGATAAGTTAACGTTGAGAATTGGAAAATCGGCCATATCAATATCCTCTACAACAGGATCGTTTGGCAAATCATCCGGCAGTTCACTAAGTGCTTTATCAACCTTATCTTTGGTGTCTTGTAGAGCTTGTTTAACTTCAATATCCGTGTTAAACTCTACAATAATTAAACTCATGTCTTCGAAAGAGGCAGAGGATAATTTTTTAACATTTTTCAGAGATTTGAGCTCTTTTTCTATAGGTCGTGTCACCAGATTTTCAATATCGACAGGTGAGTTGCCCGGGTAAAGAGTTGAAATGGAAATATTTGGAATAACCACCTCAGGGAACAATTCCCTTGGCATGCCTACGTATGAAAACAAGCCATACAAACTTAATAGAACTGTCAGAATAAAAATAGAATTCTTGTTCTTTAAGGCCGCGAAGGTTGGTTTAAACTGCCTTTGCTTATTTTCGGCAGCCGTGTTTTTAGTATTATCGTTCATCTTTATATAATTAAGATCCGATAGAATCGGGATAAAGTTCTATGATTTGAAATACACTGATTATTTAATCTTGATAATGGTACCGTTAACAACTTGTGAGAAGCCTTCGGTAATGATTAAATCACCCAATTTAAGTCCTGTATCAATCATAGAGAGGTTGTTGTAAGTCTTAGAAACAGTAACATATACTTTTTTCGCAATCATTTTTTTATCTTGTTTTTCAGCGATGTACAAATAGTTTCCTTCAAAATCTTTTTTAATGATAATAGAGGGGACCACAATGGCTTCATCCTGAACAAAATCGCGAATTTTAATGATTGAAATCAGGTTGGGTTTGATTATTTGACCTGGATTTTTAATATTGACACGAACCTTAAAACTTCTGTTGGCAGGGTCTATAACATTCGATGTTCGGTAAATTGGTGCAGTTGTTTGGTAATTAATCGCTGGAAAATCTAAGTCCGCATTTTCCCCCGCTTTAATCGCTGATAAATAGGTTTCAGAAACATCACCTTCTACATATACACGATTGATATTCACCAGTTGAGCAAGTGGACTGTTTGGACCTGCCATTTCGCCTTTTTTCTGATAAATTTCGTCGATAATACCATCAAATGGAGCACGAACGATAGCTAAATCCTTTTGAGACTCTAAAGCATTCAATCTGCTTTTTTGAGCTTCCAAGTTTGATTTTGCAGTCAAAAATTCCACTTCAGATCCAATTTTCTGATTCCACAAACGCTCTTGTCTATCGAACAAAGTTTTGCTTAAAGCCAACTGAGTCTTTAGTTCATCAATATCGTTTTGAAGTTTCGAAAAATTAAGTTGTGCGATAATATCACCTTTTTTCACATATTGTCCTTCTTTCACATCTATTGAAATAATATTTCCCGATGCTTCAGGCTGTATTGTAATGTTCTTATCGGCTTCAACATTTCCTGTGATTTGAATAAAATGTTCAAATTTCGAAACATTCAATTTTTCCACTTTAACATTAAGAGCGATTTCCTTTTGGGTTCCTTTATTCACTTCTGATTCGAGTTTCGAAATTTTCTCTTTCAAATCCTTCAGCTCAGTTTTGTATTCTTTTAATTGTTCAGTTTTCTCTTTTTTATCGTCGGCATTTTTTGCTGAACATGCAAATAATAATGGAATGATACCTGCTATAATAAATTTTTTCATCGTCTTCTATTTGTTAAATCAGTATTATAAAGAATTAGCTTACGACTGATTTTTTGTAATTGATTATTTTAATTTAGGCTATATTTAGAGTTTACCCAATGCTTTATCGAAGGCAATTTTTGAATTCAATAAATTAAGCGTTGCGTTGATATAAGCAGAATGTGAATTCAAATATTGTTGTTCATTATTCGAAAGTTCGGTACTTGTCGAAACCCCTTCGTTAAACTTTACAAGAGTTCTTTCGTAAATGCGTTTGGCAATTTCCAGTCCTTTAAGGTCATTTTCATATGTGTCTTTGGCATTCACCAACGAATTGTATGAAAGACTCAAATCCTTTTTAAGACTTTGTTCTGTATTGTATTTCAGATCTTCAATTTTCTTATAATTGATTTTTTCCTGTTTAATCTTTGATCGACGATTGAAACCGGTAAAAATGGGCATGCTGATTTTTAAACCAACCATTGATGACTTAAACCAGGGCACATTACTTTTATACACATTCCAAGCATCTGCACTGGTGTTTTTACCATAACTGTAAAAAGCTGAAAGATTAGGCAGGTAGCCTGCTTGTTCGTTTTTGATAATTAATTTTTGAGCTTTAAGTTGCGTATCTACAATTTTATAATCGATATGATTTTCAAGATCCAATTCTTTGGATTCGGTTTTCGAAATAAGGAGTGGATTAATGAAAGTCTCTAAGTTATTATTCAGTTCAATATCTTTTTCAATATCGTATCCCATAGTAAACTTCAGCATGATAAGGGCATTGGAAATGGCTCTTTTTGCATCTGATAATTGATTTTCGGAACGTTTCAACATTAGCATCACCTGGTCAACATCAAGTTCTTCGCGAAAACCATTTTCGTAATAAGCTTTTGTTTCGAAATGTGTTTTCTTTGTGATGGCTACATTCTCTTCAATGGTTTTGTAGTTTTCCCGAGCCACCAATACATTATAATAGGCCTGTGCCACTAAATCCTTAACATCAATCTCCGATTTGGTTTTGGTGTTTTGCGAAAGCTGAACGAAAACCTTAGCCGCACCCAAACCTACTATATAGGAACCATCAAAAATTTTCTGATCGACATTAACTGTTGCAGCACTGGTATAGGTTTGTCCAAATTTCACAGGTGTGTATTCCCCGGCATTTCCTCCAAAAAATTCAGCAGGTAATAAGCTGACTGCAATATCCAGATTTTTGGAATAGTTTGCACTGGCTTTAACCTGTGGCAACCCTGTTGAAATAGCTTCCCATACTTTTCTCTTCGCCACTTTTAAATCGTAATCGCTGCCTTTAACCATAAAGGAATTTTCCAAAGCATACTTTTGAGCTTCTTCCAAACTGAACTTTATAGGACTATCTGTTCGGGCTTCTTTCGAACTGATTTCTTCAGTGTCTTTTATTTGGGCTTTCACACCCACACTCGAAAATACCAGCAAAACGACGCTCGCAATTTGTAAGAGATTCTTCATTTGTACTTTCATTCTTTAGTCGTGATTTTATAATATTTTAAATAATGGTCAATCTTGTTTCGATATTTTATTGAGATACTCAACACCTTTTATACTACAGATACCATGTAAATGATACAAGGTTAATTCCCTATGAAATCTTTCTGAAAATATTTCATCCCCGTTATAGGCTTCAAGTTCCTGATTCCAACGATTTAAATAGAAACGAATCAACAGGTTAGAAATGATTTCGATATTGAAATTATCCCGATACAGTCCTTCTTTAATACCTTGATTAATATTGATGAGCAAATCAGATTTAAACAGTTCTAGTTTTCGGGTTTTAAATTCTTTGGCCAGTTCGGGATGGTATTTATTTAAATCGTAATCAAACGAATGATGTTGATTTTTTAGAATTCCCAGAACGAATTGATGAAACTCCCAATAACAATCAATAGCATTTAGTCCTTTATATTTTTCAGATTGAAAGTTGAATCTTGGGTTACTCAAATCCCAATTTACAACCTCTTCAATAAGTTCATACTTGTTTTTAAAATATTGATAAAGTGTTTTTTTAGAGATACTTAGCTTTTTAGAAATATCATCCATCGATACACTGCGGGTACCACACTGAAAGAACAAAGTGTGTGCTGATTCTAATATTTTTTGTTTTTGACTTTCCATTATGCAAAGATAACACATAAATAAACTCAGGAAACTTTTGTGCTCGTGAAAGTTTCCTTGGTTTTATTAAAATTATATTACCGTGTTTATTCTATCAGTATAGTATATAGATGAATATCCGAATGTGAAAGTAGGAAGTCTTAAAGAAGAACCTTGATTCTTTTAGGTGAAACAGGAATAATAATCGGTGAATAGGTGAAATGTTCTATTTTGGAGATAAATTTTTTACTTGACAAGTTTATAGCCTTTGGCTTTCCAATCTTCAAAGCCTTTTGTCAGAGAATAAATTTTGTTTGGGTATTTTTCAGCAATCAACCAACAGGCTTTTTGACTTCTTTTTCCATATCTGCAATAGACCAGGATTGATCGGGAATTAGGAATGGTGTCGAGAATAGAATAAAGTTTCTCTGAGGTTTCGGCAAATACGGCACCTTTTATATGGCCTTCGATGTGATCAATTTTTCTGCTGACATCTATCAAAAGATGATTATTATCTTTTTGAATCAGAGATTGAAATTTTTTTGCACTCAGCTTTTTAAATTCAATTTTCTGTGCTTGACCTGTAAAACCAAGCAAAAGAATTAGAGTGCTTATAAGGAAAATACGTTTCATGCAGATGTTGATTTTTTTAAG
It encodes:
- a CDS encoding response regulator transcription factor, whose amino-acid sequence is MENSEYKILLVDDEPDILEFLSYNLKKEKFQVETANNGIEGIEVAKKFQPHLIILDVMMPEMDGIETCDKLREMPEFSDVLITFLTARSEDYSQIAGFDAGADDYISKPIKPKVLISRVKAMLKRANRSTNKAEENESTLIQIGPITIDKERYLVIKGDEELSLPRKEFELLLLLSSRPQRVFTRDEIYNGVWGENIVVGDRTIDVHIRKLREKLGDNLIKTVKGVGYKFID
- a CDS encoding ComF family protein, yielding MPPKTRYKKWNSLSFFLRSLWWDFLNLFFPLTCAACGNYLFKNEKVICTSCLFQLPKTNFHFQKENPISDIFLGRVKIENATAYFTFNKGSRYQKLIHKLKYNRQAEIGIELGKHLGNTLMNSSDYRCIDAVIPVPLHPKKKKARTYNQSEMIAKGIAEAMKSKLIVDVLIRNVHSESQTKKNKIERWLNVKNVFAVKTKDVLNNKHVLLVDDVVTTGATLESCAQKLLEVDGIKVSIACLAQA
- a CDS encoding TonB family protein, with protein sequence MIKAKKNREVEYRTNMSAWEELKDYLKRNRFGLMGTLAFHMVLLILLLLFKLNSPLHFVETEILLAIPDDIIEQIEQENNREEEEKIEKQKEKVSTSVDELLKSIAVNQDLKTENRNAPTANDLDKMIDDIKQELESYESNDYGAAKKDLEAFKRDSANLANERKKQLETDSIKNIEYSGPSSVFYSLKGRHKLKLPIPVYKCEESGRVRVEITVNREGKVIKAKVLEKESDTRDENLYEAALNAAYRSRFNLDNSSPVRQVGSITFNFVRQ
- a CDS encoding glycoside hydrolase family 16 protein, giving the protein MALFLASKLRKAANTSLLEERKNQLLNDHQEFIAFEQSEDLQNFIELEKVINSDDFKQTRKQIEAKTYKGSELERKEKKLKKILNSKPYKTYLTVVEGSEISKFEKMKESDELVKYMELQADVNSGKLTKKSDNENWLLYKKLKSSSEIRAYFKFKHSKKHKIYLEVSNSNLLQEIETLKTEVSSEEFISEKNYLLDKKRFEKSEAFNQLITYKELSEAESFKKYFKLVKKNDFDQIKEWKLTFSEDFEGTELDKEKWITRYYWGDVLMNDNYALPNDSHIFSDKNIKISNSVARLETRKEKAQGKVWDKQFGFIPTEFDYTSALISTGKSFRQKYGLFEAKIKVSDIKNVMHSFWMLSDRNLPHIDIARTSSCGKLIPSHINGSEEKPVVSKSKVNGLDWTHDFFIYSLEWAPNKLVWRINDVIVKTETENIPQEPMYLILSSGVSNPKSDVNAVMEIDWVKCYEKV
- a CDS encoding efflux RND transporter permease subunit, translating into MNDNTKNTAAENKQRQFKPTFAALKNKNSIFILTVLLSLYGLFSYVGMPRELFPEVVIPNISISTLYPGNSPVDIENLVTRPIEKELKSLKNVKKLSSASFEDMSLIIVEFNTDIEVKQALQDTKDKVDKALSELPDDLPNDPVVEDIDMADFPILNVNLSGDYGLDDLKHFAEELQDKFESLPEVSEADIKGIDEREIKINADLHKMEANGISFKDIETAIGDENITMSAGTLITDNTRRSIRTSADYTSMEQIKNTIVKVTNNKVVYLKDVAEVVDGYEELSSISRLENNPVVSLSLSKKSGENLLAATDQIYKIINELKESGFLPEGLKVTVTNDTSEDVRGMISDLENSIIMGMILVVLILYLFMGLRNALFSGLAIPMSMFISFIVLSQMGYTINQMILFSLILALGMLVDNAIVVVENVYRLHEEGLSPLEATKKGVSEIAGPIISSTATTVAAFFPLLMWGGIMGEFMKYLPITLIIVLTSSLFVALILNPVFTATFVKIDDIKSKLKYKRVITIASIFIAISIPFYIAASYFMANILACIALIMLINLLALRPFARWFQLKMLVTLEDLYEKTLRFALKGYRPLLFFFATFMLMIGAISFYFGSNPTVVFFPDNDPKSVYVTMELPLGTDIHKTDEVSVRVENIINKTLEPYQDIIRSIATNVGSGKGGMFESARAANKSLTTISFVEYKDRKGHSTSEIMKLISKNLKGFIGAKIFVEKDENGPPVGHPINLEISGDNFEELLTISNNIKEMLDADKIPGVEELKLDLDQGKPEMLINIDRDKVRRFGLSTSQVASALRNSLYGLEVSKFKDGEDEFDIMLRLSDEYRYDVPALMNQKISMMSPVNNKFIQIPISSVASYTYGSTYERINRIDNKRVVTIYSNVVEGFNANVINARIREIMADYNMPKGYSFKLTGEQEEQEETQNFLAEALMIALALITLILVTQFNSAVKPLIIMITVLFSTIGVFLGLGTFQMPFVILMTGIGIISLAGIVVNNGIVLVDYIDLLRKEKKANTDLKGKKYLSAQQEIDCIAKAGKTRLRPVLLTAITTVLGLLPLAVGMNFNFLTLFSRFDPQLSFGSDSTAFWGPMSWTVIFGLTVATFLTLVIAPVMFRISTQVEHRLYRFAEKKKK
- a CDS encoding efflux RND transporter periplasmic adaptor subunit; translated protein: MKKFIIAGIIPLLFACSAKNADDKKEKTEQLKEYKTELKDLKEKISKLESEVNKGTQKEIALNVKVEKLNVSKFEHFIQITGNVEADKNITIQPEASGNIISIDVKEGQYVKKGDIIAQLNFSKLQNDIDELKTQLALSKTLFDRQERLWNQKIGSEVEFLTAKSNLEAQKSRLNALESQKDLAIVRAPFDGIIDEIYQKKGEMAGPNSPLAQLVNINRVYVEGDVSETYLSAIKAGENADLDFPAINYQTTAPIYRTSNVIDPANRSFKVRVNIKNPGQIIKPNLISIIKIRDFVQDEAIVVPSIIIKKDFEGNYLYIAEKQDKKMIAKKVYVTVSKTYNNLSMIDTGLKLGDLIITEGFSQVVNGTIIKIK
- a CDS encoding TolC family protein, with the translated sequence MKNLLQIASVVLLVFSSVGVKAQIKDTEEISSKEARTDSPIKFSLEEAQKYALENSFMVKGSDYDLKVAKRKVWEAISTGLPQVKASANYSKNLDIAVSLLPAEFFGGNAGEYTPVKFGQTYTSAATVNVDQKIFDGSYIVGLGAAKVFVQLSQNTKTKSEIDVKDLVAQAYYNVLVARENYKTIEENVAITKKTHFETKAYYENGFREELDVDQVMLMLKRSENQLSDAKRAISNALIMLKFTMGYDIEKDIELNNNLETFINPLLISKTESKELDLENHIDYKIVDTQLKAQKLIIKNEQAGYLPNLSAFYSYGKNTSADAWNVYKSNVPWFKSSMVGLKISMPIFTGFNRRSKIKQEKINYKKIEDLKYNTEQSLKKDLSLSYNSLVNAKDTYENDLKGLEIAKRIYERTLVKFNEGVSTSTELSNNEQQYLNSHSAYINATLNLLNSKIAFDKALGKL
- a CDS encoding TetR/AcrR family transcriptional regulator, coding for MESQKQKILESAHTLFFQCGTRSVSMDDISKKLSISKKTLYQYFKNKYELIEEVVNWDLSNPRFNFQSEKYKGLNAIDCYWEFHQFVLGILKNQHHSFDYDLNKYHPELAKEFKTRKLELFKSDLLININQGIKEGLYRDNFNIEIISNLLIRFYLNRWNQELEAYNGDEIFSERFHRELTLYHLHGICSIKGVEYLNKISKQD
- a CDS encoding rhodanese-like domain-containing protein, producing MKRIFLISTLILLLGFTGQAQKIEFKKLSAKKFQSLIQKDNNHLLIDVSRKIDHIEGHIKGAVFAETSEKLYSILDTIPNSRSILVYCRYGKRSQKACWLIAEKYPNKIYSLTKGFEDWKAKGYKLVK